The nucleotide sequence CAGTAGAGTAGCCACGCAGACGGAAACAGCTGCGGCGTCTGCGTAGCTTGCGCACGATTACAGCATTGAGGGAGAAGAAGACGGTGCAGGGGAGGAGGTAGACAGTGGCACAATGGGCCCACACCAGGACATGTTGagccacagttcttctgttgcCCTCTCCTCCGCCGCCGCTGCCCACCCCGGGCAGGCTGTGCCACAGCTCAGGCCACCAGTAATACGgggctgcagagagaagacaCCCAATGTACACGGCAAATATCACCTTTCGTGTGCGTGCTGGATAGGAGACTGTGTGGTAGCGCAGCGGGTGGCAAACAGCAATGTAACGGTCAATGGTGAGAGGCACAGTGATCCAGATGGAGGTGTGGATGGAGGAGAACTCCAGAACCTGCACTGCATTGTTTATTGATGGCGGCAGCGGCGTGGCCAAAATAAAATCCTCCAGTATGAagtcaacaaaaacaatgaggagCAGGACGAGGATGTCGGCAGCCGCCAGTGCCAGGAGATAGTTGTAGGAGGACTTCTGACGACGCAGCACCAGCTGGGACAGGATGACCACTGTCAGGATGTTGGCTAGGGGGAGGAAGGATGTGTGAAGATGATTGAAAGTAGATAGGTCAGGGAAATGATGGGGAGGGAGAAAGTATGATGAGATTGGAAAAGGAATGGGTGTAGGTCAGGGCAAGGAAGGAAACAGAGAGATTGAGTGTTAGTGGGCAGGTAATTGAAAAGGGGCAACACTCATCCTGCCAACAACAAactagaaaaagaaaataaatagagaTGCAGTCGATAGCAACAGAGATGTAGCGGACAGGTACGGCAGGTGgtagcacaaacacaacacgataaacaaacaaattgtgTGGAAATTGTTCAGCACCATCAACAACATATCTATACCAAAACAAATTTAAGAGCAGCTTGGATGCAACTTCTGCCCCCTGCAATATTTCCTTTCAGTTTCAGCCCACTATATGCAAAAAAATATCCTAATCCATTACTGTCCGCAGTCAGTATTTACCATGTTCAACCAGCTCTCCTTCTCTATAATCCTTCCCCTGTttatttctcccttttctttttcccttcaTCTACACCTGCTGTGTAATTTCTGCAGCACCTGCCTCTGCCTTTGGCCAAATTGTTATCTCTAATAAAGAGTAAAGCCACAACAAAAACAGGGGGCCAACATGCAGCATCACAGCCTTGGCAATCTGCTGAGTTCACTACTACCCACCACCCTGCCGCCGGCAATTTAGCTCCTAAAACAAACCACAAGGACACcccatctcttcctgtctgtcactcATTTTCAATCTTTACTCCACACCTCCAACATATACTGTTACACCTTCTCTTCCATGTTGCCAAATGAAATGTTTCCCCATCTGTCTCACCTCCTTCCATCTTTCACATGACAGGTAAATAGCCCATATGGAGGACATGAGGAGTACAATGCTACTCTCTCATTGTTTTCTAAAAAGAATGTGGACACAAAGGCCTGGATGTAATTTATCCCACTGCTGCGTTTACCAAATCATGACCTCTGTGTGCCTGCATCAGACAGCAGGAGCACAGCTTCTGTCTCTCACGTGGAACTGCAGTTGGCAATTGAATTGAACAGCTTTAttacacatctttttttctttattgtcctATTCTGTTTCCTATAGTCCCTCTTTATTCCCAGGTTGTTCCCCTAATCTTCTATCTAACGACATTTGAGTGCACAGCTTGTGGACATGTGCAAAGCTTTCCCAAATTATTCCCAATTACTGTGATGTAGAAGCTtgagcaaaataataaaatctgtcTAACTAGTCCTTGTCAGTACAAAGAGTTCTTAAGGGGTAAAAATATTTACAAggatactgtatattttttctgtcacatGCTCATAAATGCTAACCATTGGATTatctaaaaaataatttgtcacCAAGTTTATAATGAGATTGTGTTTTCAAattcaactcaaggtccacatACTTGCTTTCTCAGAGTTTTCAATTGCAACTCACGTGGCATTGGATGTACTTCCTTGATCTTTATTATCTCTGACTTACAATCCACAAGTAACACTTAGGTCATATGATGGCATTTGAGCCAGTTCCATTCACTGATAAAGACCATAAAATGCAGGTGAAAGCTcagtatacaaacatttacGATGTAGGCCTATCTAATGACTATTTGTATGTGAAAGGCGATTTTccagcctgcaactttacttGTCTTGTTTCAATCTTCCACTTTTATCAccttgttttttggggggttttttgtggCAGGCTGAGAGAAGGAGTTTTGAATTTGGATCGGGTGGACACAAATACAACTACACATGAATGCCAATGTCACTCTGTATCTGTTGGATGTgaaaataggcaactgtttgctaatgcatttgccatatcaacttaaatgTTGGTAATATGTTGAGTTTAaaacttgtttctgctgtgaCCAAGTACGGTAATTTGTGAAAAGTTGATGTTGAcatattttttgacatatttttgtgACTGTGTGATGTTACATAAGAGTAATCGTGAAAAGCCTCTTATATTTGTGTCTTGCAGAAGAGACAAGCATATTTGACATGGAAGTGTAAAATTTAAAGGCATTATAAGAGGAAATCAGTATTTTCCCAATGGATCCAAAGATTCCCATTTCATATTGTACTGGTGTAATTGTATCTACCCTTTACTGCTTTCAATCCATTTCATGTAGGGAAACTTGCTAGTGCAGCATGAAGCCATCTCCAATCTGTTTTCTCAGACGAAGATTCCTCTGACATTGATCTGCATCACGGCATTACTGAGACATCAATGCACTTAGCAGCCGTGATTGTCCATATagcatatgtgtgtatctgtgtgtctgtgtgtgtgtgtgtgtgtgtgtgtgtagggggggtGACTGTTCTGTGGTCCTGTCCCAGTCTTCGGTAATAGATCTGGGATTGGATTAAATATGGCAGCTTGGAGTCTGGTACATCACACTTCACAGCCTCAGCCACTATCAGCTGATTACAAATTACAAAGCCGGCTCCAGATAATGACTAAAGATGTCCTTGCCAGACTGGAGGATGTGCAGCGGAACACACTCACATTAACACATGtctgcgcacgcacacacgccaGCGAACACACAGATCATTAGTGATGCGCCAATTCATTAACATAGGAACTATCAATAACCATAAATGGGATGTCAAAGAAGCTTACAAGACTCAACAAGCCAATATGTGTAGGGCCACTGGATTGCACTACACCCCCATCACCCCCATCACCCCCCAGCCCAGCTGCTTGTACACCACACTAGCCTCTGCACAGACAAGTTAAATTGCTTTCATCTTGAATCCTTGTTGAGTGTGATATTGattctttgttttcatctgctggTCATTCACTTTCTgcctgtttcttcttcttctagttGTATATCTCTAGAGATATCAATCAATCCAGAGTGCAATTTCAATAAAATTACAGGTTTACCTTAGACTCAAGGATATGGAGTTTCAGGATTGGGATGATGAGGTTTATAATAAGGCTCACAGCAATCACTACAAGTTGTTTGagactgcttttgtttttgaatttttttttccacctagGCCTGTGTACAGAGCAAATGACAGGAGATCAATGACAAGTATCACTATATATCAGTTGATCCTAGCTTTGGTTTAACAATACAATAAGTGTAAACACTGTTAAATTTGAAAAAGTATTACTACTATGTATTACTAATattaaaaataccaataaatttactaatgaaataataatggCTACTTTTAAGTGACTATTAAATTCTTACCAGAGTGTTGgttcagttttatatttgtttatttattcatttacttacatttttcttatttattgtaTTGACCAGTATGTAACCATGCCCATAAACTTCCTTGAGGGGTCTAAAAACTCTGGTCAGATATATTTAACCTCTTCAGTcctctaaaacaaacaaaaaacaatctgAGATGTGAGAAGAATCGCATTTTGGTTGAACTGGTCATAACCTGTTGACATCTGCAACCTGTGACAAGGGGTCTCAAGTAAAAGACATGTAAACTTAGGTGTGAAAAAGGGGTCACATGCCAAAAAAGggttgagaaacactgaataaatgGCTTACAGACAGTCTGAGTAGCTGCTCATTTGTTAAGCTACTATATTTTTCTGGTCTTGGCTTTttgctcatttcatttcaacaacCTCCTTTTGTCCTTGTCTGCTCATACTGACTCTTGTTTCCCATACAGCTGCCCCtcacagctgtcagtgtgtattgTATGTACACCTGCAACCTCTCACCTGATTTATCCAAGAGGAGGGACGTTATCAGCACTTTTTTGTTTGAGGCAAAGTTTCCTGTTAAGCCTTGAgctgctcaaaaaaaaaattcctgaTGGGGAACCATTACAAATCCAGTACAATAGACCTCACCTTTAATCCATCACCTTGCTTTCTCTATTGCACCTCTGCCCATTAACTCTCTTGCTTTGTTTCTTCCTGTCCACATGCTGCTAAACAGAGAGGAGTGACATGGAATAGAAACAGTGAGGTGTTTACTGTCACCGGCTCGGTATTATTCTGTTTGGGCTCCCCAGTGAGATGCGGCCTTctacagacaaacaaaaggGATCCACGGCGAGCTTGACATTTCCATTTAGTTCTAGCCAGCTTGCATTCattccattcatttcaattgACTCCTGCTCTTTATGTTGTCTCTGGTGCCGGGGGGCGGGGGGCTGGAGCCGGATGGATCTGCTCGGCATTCTGGGGGTATGAGGTGGCACATGCAGGGCTCATCTCAGCAGGGACGGGGACAGGCGACGAGCTGGAGAGATGCACGctcatgcagacacacagagcagagacatGAGgaagacacatacacagacacacacacacacaaccacacacacacagctgtccaTGCATGCATACAAAGACATCTGGATATCACGCCTGGACTCACAGACATTCAGGCGGACACACACTCCGACACGCATGTACACATGCAAAATTTCcccatcttttccatttttttttctttgcagggAATAATAAGTGAGCAGAGGGCTCGTCTCCAGCTGAGAGAGGATTAGAATGACCTGTAGGACAGATAAtgggctgctgtgtgtgtttgtctgtctccaTTTgcttgtgtctttgtgtgtgtgtgtgtgtgtgtgtgtaaatgtttgcaTGGGTGACCCCTTCTGTCTATTTGTGTGGGAGTGCTTTTGTGTCTCCACTCCCCCCGCTGCTCCTCTAATATAACGAGAGACAGGACCATTGACGTTGTTTAGCGGGAAAAGAGAAGGCACAGCGTGCTCCCTGAGGTGTGTAACGAGGCTGACTCATCCCACCACTAAAGGGACGTGTTCAGACGGGCTGTCGACAAACGACGCTGCGCAGCTTAACCCCTCCAAACCAGTGGCAAAACATTctgccacccccccccccccctcaaactAGTCATCATGGTTTCTCATGGGCCTCATATAACATAGACAGAACACTGGAAGTTAAAATTATATCCTCtcttccaaaaaaagaaaagaaaaaagaatgaaagcaAGCaattaaggattttttttttgtcatttggaggAAATTGAGGTTGAGCTTTGACGGCTTATCCGGAGGCTAATAAGACTAGAGGAGGAAACGAGTGGTAAAGAGAGGGATGAGGAAATACACAGAGGGCGAAGGAAAGTGTGGTCTGAGGAAGGTCACAGAGAGTTAAAAAGAGAGCAGGTGATTGAGCGGGAAGGGAATGGAGGAGAGGATTAGACAGCAAGAcagaatgagacagagagagaggggtatagAGGAGAGCAGCGAAGCGGTGGGAGGAAAGGAAGAGGCGAGAGACAGGGAGGGGGTGAAT is from Thunnus maccoyii chromosome 18, fThuMac1.1, whole genome shotgun sequence and encodes:
- the gpr139 gene encoding probable G-protein coupled receptor 139 codes for the protein MEHSHIFPVFSPNGSTWSPGQHPSEVAQGCPLGPLPVIYYSILLCLGLPEANILTVVILSQLVLRRQKSSYNYLLALAAADILVLLLIVFVDFILEDFILATPLPPSINNAVQVLEFSSIHTSIWITVPLTIDRYIAVCHPLRYHTVSYPARTRKVIFAVYIGCLLSAAPYYWWPELWHSLPGVGSGGGGEGNRRTVAQHVLVWAHCATVYLLPCTVFFSLNAVIVRKLRRRRSCFRLRGYSTGKTTAILLAITSIFAVLWAPRTLMILYHFYSPPPASQGAGRLLHMLTDLANMLALLNTGVNFFLYCFISKRFRGMAANVLRALVHCRKQPPPFYASHNFSITSSPWISPANSHCIKMLVYQYDKNGKPICISS